Proteins from one Triplophysa dalaica isolate WHDGS20190420 chromosome 6, ASM1584641v1, whole genome shotgun sequence genomic window:
- the si:ch73-361p23.3 gene encoding tumor necrosis factor receptor superfamily member 4: MFRHIEILSALFCFLLLYHNVNTKLCPAGQRNVYGQDRCEDCPAKQYNPNEGDWITCRHCSKCGEGSEEEVVCNLISDTRCRCKTGFKPVDEKKKTFCICEEGYGLDSEKNNCMKCPHGFFSNKQNGVCKKWTECKSGIKIPGNNTSDAICKNASKTITTSYIRTDVHTGTSTSTPMNTITSNIAPSITAAYPKDRFNILWLVLVFGVILLLIGLLYHKDTHHCILNKTKLVSRKESSCKKPVEESGEKCLSLLV, encoded by the exons ATGTTTCGGCACATCGAAATCCTCTCAGCTCTTTTCTGTTTCCTGTTACTTTATCATAATGtgaatacaaaactatgtcCAGCAG GTCAGAGGAACGTTTACGGTCAAGATAGGTGTGAGGACTGTCCAGCGAAACAATACAATCCAAATGAGGGAGACTGGATTACCTGTCGTCACTGTAGCAAATGTGGAGAAG gtaGCGAGGAAGAAGTAGTATGCAATCTTATAAGCGACACTCGCTGCAGATGTAAAACAGGCTTTAAACCTGtagatgagaaaaaaaaaacattttgtatttgtgaaGAAGGATATGGACTGGATTCTGAAA AAAATAACTGCATGAAATGTCCACATGGATTtttctcaaacaaacaaaacggGGTCTGTAAAAAATGGACAGA ATGTAAGAGTGGTATTAAGATTCCAGGAAACAACACATCCGATGCCATCTGTAAAAATGCTTCAAAGACCATAACCACCTCTTATATCAGGACAGATGTTCACACAGGCACGTCCACCTCGACTCCAATGAACACAATCACCTCTAATATTGCGCCTTCCATCACTGCAGCATACCCCAAAGACCGTTTCAACATCTTGT GGCTTGTCTTGGTATTCGGTGTTATTCTTCTCCTGATTGGGCTATTGTATCATAAGGATACCCACCACTGCATTCTTAACAAAACAAAGCTGGTGTCTCGGAAAG AAAGCTCATGCAAAAAGCCTGTTGAAGAATCTGGGGAGAAGT